In a genomic window of Oscillatoria sp. FACHB-1406:
- a CDS encoding GuaB3 family IMP dehydrogenase-related protein produces the protein MDIQIGRGKTARRAYGFDEIALIPGQRTLDPSLADTRFSIGNIERQIPIVASAMDGVVDVRMAILLSELGALGVLNLEGIQTRYEDTQPILERIAAVGKTEFVELMQELYAKPIQPELIRQRIEEIKAGGGIAAVSLTPAGAVKFGATVAEAKADLLFIQATVVSTAHLAPESVAPLDLVQFCKEMPIPVALGNCVTYEVALNLMKAGAAAVMVGIGPGAACTSRGVLGVGVPQATAVADCAAARDDYERETGRYVPVLADGGIVTGGDICKCIACGADAVMIGSPIARSAEAPGRGYHWGMATPSPVLPRGTRINVGTTGTLAEILVGPARLDDGTHNLLGALTTSMGTLGAKDIKEMQQVEVAIAPSLLTEGKVYQKAQQLGMGK, from the coding sequence GTGGATATTCAAATTGGTCGCGGAAAAACCGCAAGACGCGCTTACGGCTTTGATGAAATCGCTTTAATCCCCGGACAGCGAACCCTCGATCCCAGTCTCGCCGATACTCGCTTCTCGATTGGCAACATCGAACGTCAAATTCCGATTGTTGCTAGTGCGATGGATGGGGTAGTAGACGTTCGCATGGCGATTTTACTGTCGGAGTTGGGCGCGCTGGGAGTCTTGAATCTGGAAGGCATTCAAACGCGCTATGAAGATACTCAGCCTATCCTCGAGCGCATCGCGGCTGTCGGGAAAACCGAGTTTGTCGAGTTGATGCAGGAACTCTACGCCAAACCGATTCAACCGGAACTGATTCGACAGCGCATCGAAGAAATCAAGGCGGGCGGCGGAATTGCGGCAGTCAGCTTGACTCCAGCCGGGGCGGTTAAGTTTGGGGCAACGGTTGCCGAGGCAAAGGCAGATTTACTCTTTATTCAAGCAACCGTCGTTTCAACCGCTCACCTCGCTCCCGAGAGCGTCGCGCCGCTGGATTTGGTTCAATTTTGCAAAGAAATGCCGATTCCGGTCGCTTTGGGTAACTGCGTGACTTACGAAGTAGCGCTCAACCTAATGAAAGCAGGAGCGGCGGCGGTGATGGTGGGCATCGGTCCTGGGGCGGCTTGTACCTCTCGCGGGGTGTTGGGCGTTGGCGTGCCGCAGGCGACTGCTGTGGCTGACTGCGCGGCGGCTCGCGACGATTACGAACGGGAAACGGGTCGTTACGTGCCGGTTTTAGCCGATGGCGGCATCGTGACGGGGGGCGATATTTGTAAGTGTATTGCCTGCGGTGCGGATGCGGTGATGATTGGTTCGCCGATCGCTCGCTCAGCAGAAGCGCCCGGTCGGGGCTACCATTGGGGCATGGCTACGCCGAGTCCGGTTTTGCCGCGCGGGACGCGGATTAATGTCGGAACGACGGGAACCTTAGCCGAAATTTTAGTCGGCCCCGCCCGCCTCGACGATGGCACTCACAATCTTTTAGGGGCGCTGACGACGAGCATGGGGACGTTAGGGGCGAAGGACATTAAGGAGATGCAGCAGGTTGAAGTCGCGATCGCGCCCTCGCTGCTGACGGAAGGAAAAGTCTATCAGAAAGCCCAACAGTTAGGGATGGGTAAATAA
- a CDS encoding alpha/beta hydrolase gives MEPIKNILLVHGFWADGTCYQDVIPALLAEGYNVITVQNPLTSLADDVATTKRALDRIEGKCILVGHSWGGFVITEVGNDERVAGLVYLAALAPDTGESMMDLMSKYGSPSPHFQEENGFVWISKEGVKEVFANGISEERQALIYVTQTPPAAALTVAKSSSPAWKNKPSWYILATEDRSVPPELQRELSERMGAKTTTVASSHCPMISHPQVVLEAIREAAANS, from the coding sequence ATGGAACCCATTAAAAACATCCTCCTCGTTCATGGTTTTTGGGCGGACGGTACTTGTTATCAAGACGTAATTCCAGCCCTTTTAGCAGAAGGATATAACGTCATTACCGTTCAAAATCCCCTCACTTCCTTAGCAGATGATGTTGCAACAACGAAACGCGCCTTAGACAGAATTGAGGGAAAATGTATTTTAGTCGGTCATTCGTGGGGCGGATTTGTCATTACTGAAGTTGGCAATGACGAACGAGTTGCAGGCTTAGTTTATCTCGCAGCCCTCGCACCCGATACGGGAGAATCAATGATGGACTTAATGAGTAAATATGGCTCCCCCTCACCCCATTTCCAAGAGGAAAATGGATTTGTTTGGATTTCTAAAGAAGGAGTTAAAGAAGTTTTTGCTAATGGCATCTCAGAAGAAAGACAAGCCCTTATTTATGTTACCCAAACCCCACCCGCAGCCGCTCTAACCGTTGCCAAATCGAGTTCTCCCGCTTGGAAAAATAAACCAAGCTGGTATATTTTAGCCACTGAAGATCGATCCGTTCCTCCGGAATTGCAGCGCGAATTATCCGAGCGCATGGGAGCAAAAACTACTACGGTAGCCTCTAGCCATTGTCCCATGATTTCGCATCCACAAGTCGTGTTAGAAGCGATCCGTGAAGCAGCAGCAAACAGTTAA
- a CDS encoding 3'-5' exonuclease, which translates to MYVYRSRTFEEQLSKQSSLGEHFENFCRELEEMTLDRAFSRFQRLYPYLKRKEGNLRLIARVQRVGDEQVLCWLTVFRRGDRDYEIFLRDRALKSPLDERDLQDWLKAQKAKPSKLQTVSTPPLDESLRPWLERPDWIIDRKGSLVCESQEWIERFATAEIQEHWETYYRAISTLVDNTVASGKETAYRDVYLYDCDGCFILYRKITTLDRPPRQVLFLLAPFTEAPCENAIDRVLASICGDNSPHGDKTCLPLTLTLEELTPIAYRAYPSYFLADEDRWRLLQSEQEINLALSSEEEAILHAVSTAQPSLPLFLNGQAGSGKSTLLFHLFADYCNRHFDYASAGERDYFAAPHPLFLAYSDRLLEVAKKRVTALLGTHHRFLERRAHLDALPNLSPFFRTFRPFLRDLLPPQERDRFLRANYISFHRFRQLLNSKTGVRSSPERCWQAIRTFIKGYHFDEREAYLELEDYAEIPKKERTISEAEFKSIYQSAWPWYKDYCQKRNLWDDQDLIRTVLKLKCYRPDYTAIFCDEAQDFTPLELRLIMRLSAFSQYDLERQYVQCLPFVFAGDPLQTLNPTGFRWESLKAAFYNEAIAALSPTGQLNLEMNFTELEYNYRSIPAIVGVNNLIQLWRSVLFDLPDIQPQQSRKLGIFKPQKLILGVNLTAETLKYTLPDAIIIIPCDEGGEIDYARRDEILCELLTEAQGDRCPWNVLSATAAKGLEFKQVILYKFGEACPPHLWERNEQTIEAQKYFLNKLYVATSRATERLFIIDTETGDNQLWRWASDEACIDTFLQRKPVKKNRDRWHGKLHPISLSDGLELLKTDDFPTIAQTFLEQGLETKNPELLRRAQGAYLRLKEEKLAALCEAFALEFEGNFFEAGWQFVKQGELQQAWICFWSGMYWRDALAIEEQFGKNAAFIPDKFQLAVARFLAHPQANFQSLKHFSLFLEGEAKQREERHFSPQWQAAIASFIRQIKALIHQPEARSIPIEQWQSWGELLDRLTAEKEGSEREIVGDCFYLAKDYDRALKAWEAAKTTQKLEYHLIKAKILGLNDGLNYLLSAQQHDAILMLWQRKNRPRAVEWMRAIAPALKIKERYFEALVAYSDLDDLAAVKSCFDRAFPRKQQKVLKYYLNYTLQQQHWEEATAAIEKYLPVLLSPEADAIGLKYWLVAAIARSPLTSNRLDRDRRQLLARFIVRHILTDNWTQHLSMQHVGIALEKIGSLIETLEFYERYLKTSPIARQRWLATKTRQAAHFRKLGHLARVERIEVEIRAKSQQWGINCDLLPLTLPIASVREVKARTAPTISGLPPDFPITWEGTKICRFQWQHLKIEISLQTQQVSIVDTRSEQYLRLDIPLQQISLGAMAIRSQGGERLNFQDLKGGYKGVVLYNGSAPRLMLRVRGLEKAIAIAFS; encoded by the coding sequence ATGTATGTCTATCGCAGTCGGACTTTTGAAGAACAACTGAGCAAACAAAGTAGTCTAGGGGAGCATTTCGAGAATTTCTGCCGCGAACTGGAGGAAATGACGCTCGATCGCGCTTTTTCTCGGTTTCAGCGCCTTTATCCCTACCTCAAGCGCAAGGAAGGCAATTTACGCTTAATCGCGCGGGTGCAGCGCGTTGGCGACGAACAAGTGCTATGCTGGCTGACGGTATTTAGACGCGGCGATCGCGATTACGAGATTTTTTTGCGCGATCGCGCTCTCAAAAGTCCATTAGACGAACGCGACTTACAAGATTGGCTAAAGGCGCAAAAAGCCAAGCCTTCTAAACTTCAAACTGTTTCTACTCCGCCCTTGGATGAATCCTTACGCCCCTGGTTGGAACGTCCTGACTGGATTATCGATCGCAAAGGTAGCCTTGTGTGCGAAAGTCAGGAGTGGATCGAACGATTTGCAACGGCGGAAATTCAGGAGCATTGGGAAACATACTACCGCGCGATCTCAACTTTAGTCGATAACACCGTCGCTTCGGGCAAAGAAACCGCCTACCGCGACGTTTACCTTTACGACTGCGACGGCTGCTTCATTCTCTACCGTAAAATTACCACCCTCGATCGCCCCCCGCGCCAAGTTTTATTTCTTCTCGCCCCGTTTACAGAAGCGCCTTGCGAAAATGCGATCGATCGCGTCCTCGCAAGCATTTGCGGCGATAATAGCCCCCACGGGGATAAAACTTGTCTGCCCCTCACTCTCACCCTAGAAGAACTAACTCCCATCGCCTATCGTGCTTACCCGAGCTATTTCCTCGCTGATGAAGACCGCTGGCGACTGCTACAAAGCGAACAGGAAATTAATCTGGCACTCTCTAGCGAAGAGGAAGCCATTCTTCACGCCGTTTCTACCGCGCAACCCTCCCTACCTTTATTTTTAAACGGACAGGCTGGAAGTGGCAAATCGACGCTGCTTTTTCATTTATTCGCCGACTACTGCAACCGCCATTTTGATTATGCGAGTGCCGGAGAACGGGATTATTTTGCCGCGCCCCATCCTTTGTTTTTAGCTTACAGCGATCGCTTGCTCGAAGTTGCAAAAAAACGAGTTACCGCGCTTCTCGGCACTCATCACCGTTTTTTAGAGCGGCGCGCCCACTTAGATGCTCTCCCCAATCTTAGCCCATTTTTCCGCACCTTTCGCCCTTTTTTGCGCGATTTATTGCCCCCACAAGAACGCGATCGTTTCCTCCGCGCAAACTACATTTCCTTTCATCGCTTTCGCCAACTCTTAAACTCAAAAACCGGCGTTCGTTCTTCCCCAGAACGCTGCTGGCAAGCAATTCGTACCTTTATTAAAGGGTATCATTTCGACGAACGAGAGGCTTACTTAGAACTCGAAGATTACGCCGAAATTCCGAAAAAAGAACGAACGATATCGGAAGCCGAATTTAAAAGCATTTATCAGTCCGCATGGCCTTGGTATAAAGACTATTGCCAAAAACGCAATCTTTGGGACGACCAAGACTTAATTAGAACCGTCTTGAAACTGAAATGCTATCGTCCCGATTATACCGCAATTTTTTGCGATGAAGCGCAAGATTTTACGCCCTTAGAATTGCGTTTAATTATGCGTCTCTCTGCTTTTTCTCAGTACGATCTCGAACGCCAATACGTTCAATGCCTGCCCTTTGTCTTTGCCGGAGATCCCCTGCAAACTTTAAATCCAACGGGCTTTCGCTGGGAAAGCTTAAAAGCCGCCTTTTATAACGAAGCGATCGCGGCTTTATCGCCGACGGGACAATTAAATCTCGAAATGAATTTTACGGAATTAGAATATAACTATCGCTCGATCCCGGCAATTGTTGGCGTTAACAATCTCATTCAACTTTGGCGCAGCGTTCTATTCGATCTACCCGATATTCAACCGCAGCAATCCCGGAAACTCGGCATTTTTAAACCGCAAAAATTAATTTTAGGAGTCAATTTAACCGCAGAAACCTTAAAGTATACCTTGCCGGATGCCATTATCATTATACCCTGCGATGAAGGAGGAGAAATCGATTATGCGCGCCGCGATGAAATTTTATGCGAACTCTTAACTGAAGCCCAAGGCGATCGCTGTCCTTGGAATGTCTTAAGCGCTACCGCTGCTAAAGGGTTAGAATTCAAACAAGTCATTCTTTACAAATTCGGAGAAGCTTGTCCGCCGCATCTCTGGGAAAGAAACGAACAGACAATCGAAGCTCAAAAATACTTTCTTAATAAACTTTACGTCGCCACGAGTCGAGCGACAGAACGCTTATTTATTATCGATACTGAAACGGGAGATAACCAGTTATGGCGTTGGGCAAGCGATGAAGCCTGCATCGATACATTTTTGCAAAGAAAACCCGTAAAAAAAAATCGCGATCGCTGGCATGGAAAACTACACCCAATCTCATTAAGCGATGGGTTAGAATTGTTAAAAACAGACGACTTTCCCACAATCGCCCAAACCTTTTTAGAGCAAGGATTAGAAACCAAAAATCCCGAATTGCTCCGCCGCGCGCAAGGGGCTTATCTTCGCTTAAAAGAAGAAAAGCTCGCCGCCTTATGCGAAGCTTTTGCCCTAGAATTTGAGGGGAATTTTTTCGAGGCAGGATGGCAGTTTGTCAAACAAGGAGAACTGCAACAGGCGTGGATTTGTTTTTGGAGCGGAATGTACTGGCGGGATGCACTCGCGATTGAAGAACAGTTTGGCAAAAATGCCGCTTTTATCCCCGATAAATTCCAATTAGCAGTGGCTCGCTTTCTGGCGCATCCGCAAGCCAATTTTCAAAGTCTCAAACATTTTAGCTTATTTCTTGAAGGAGAAGCAAAGCAACGAGAAGAACGCCATTTTTCACCGCAATGGCAAGCCGCGATCGCGAGCTTTATTCGCCAAATTAAAGCACTGATCCACCAGCCCGAAGCGCGATCGATTCCTATCGAGCAATGGCAATCTTGGGGCGAACTACTCGATCGTTTGACGGCGGAGAAAGAAGGGAGCGAAAGAGAAATTGTCGGCGATTGTTTTTATTTAGCAAAAGATTACGATCGCGCCCTGAAAGCTTGGGAAGCCGCTAAAACCACTCAAAAGCTAGAGTACCATCTCATTAAAGCGAAAATTCTGGGGTTAAACGATGGTTTAAACTATCTCCTAAGCGCCCAGCAGCACGATGCAATTTTGATGCTGTGGCAGCGAAAAAATCGCCCGCGCGCGGTGGAATGGATGAGAGCAATTGCGCCCGCCTTAAAAATAAAAGAACGATACTTTGAAGCCTTAGTTGCCTACAGTGACTTGGACGACTTAGCGGCTGTTAAAAGTTGTTTCGATCGCGCCTTTCCTCGGAAACAACAAAAAGTTTTAAAATACTATCTCAACTACACGCTGCAACAACAGCATTGGGAAGAAGCAACCGCAGCGATAGAAAAATATCTCCCCGTATTACTGAGTCCGGAAGCCGACGCAATAGGCTTAAAATATTGGCTTGTTGCCGCGATCGCCCGTTCTCCCTTAACCTCGAATAGATTAGACCGCGATCGCCGCCAACTACTCGCGCGCTTCATCGTTCGACACATCCTCACCGACAACTGGACGCAACACCTTTCCATGCAGCACGTCGGGATTGCCCTCGAGAAAATTGGTTCCCTAATCGAAACCCTGGAATTTTACGAACGCTACCTCAAGACTTCCCCCATTGCGCGTCAACGCTGGTTAGCGACTAAAACCCGCCAAGCAGCCCACTTCCGCAAACTCGGACACCTCGCGCGCGTCGAACGCATTGAAGTCGAAATTCGCGCCAAATCTCAACAATGGGGGATTAATTGCGATCTCCTTCCCCTCACTCTCCCTATCGCTTCCGTTCGCGAAGTTAAGGCGAGAACTGCCCCCACAATTTCTGGTTTGCCTCCGGATTTTCCCATCACTTGGGAAGGGACAAAAATTTGCCGCTTTCAGTGGCAGCATTTAAAAATAGAAATTTCCCTGCAAACGCAACAAGTCTCGATTGTAGATACCCGCAGCGAACAATACTTGCGTCTCGACATTCCCTTGCAGCAAATTAGCCTTGGTGCAATGGCAATTCGCAGTCAGGGCGGAGAACGCCTTAATTTCCAAGATTTGAAGGGTGGATATAAGGGGGTTGTACTCTACAACGGTTCTGCACCGCGTCTGATGCTACGAGTGCGGGGGCTAGAAAAAGCGATCGCGATCGCTTTTTCCTAA
- a CDS encoding ABC transporter permease: protein MSQSIIPSNLNSLAPNPSGDAQLGDKSNALSEFVQETLALTKRLFIQLQRRPSTLIAGVIQPFMWLVLFGALFANAPQGFLGGDMSYGKFLAPGVIVFTAFSGALNAGLPVMFDREFGFLNRLLVAPLSTRYSIVAASTIYIISLAFVQTAVIIAASALLGAGLPSLAGLGAISLIVFLIVLGVTALSLGLAFALPGHIELIAVIFVTNLPLLFASTALAPMGFMAGWLQWIASFNPLTYAIEPIRYLYLNSNWGLGSAVMQAPWGSLNFATVLIVLLAFDAAILLLIQPLLRRRFA, encoded by the coding sequence ATGAGTCAGTCGATTATTCCATCCAACCTCAATAGTCTCGCGCCCAACCCCTCTGGTGATGCACAGTTGGGCGATAAAAGCAATGCTTTATCCGAATTTGTCCAAGAAACCTTGGCTTTAACCAAACGCCTATTTATCCAACTTCAGCGTCGTCCCTCAACCTTGATTGCAGGCGTAATTCAACCGTTTATGTGGTTGGTGCTGTTTGGCGCGCTGTTTGCCAATGCGCCCCAAGGATTTTTAGGGGGCGATATGAGTTACGGTAAGTTTCTCGCGCCGGGAGTGATTGTCTTTACGGCGTTTTCTGGCGCGCTGAATGCGGGTTTGCCGGTAATGTTCGATCGCGAATTCGGATTCCTTAACCGCTTGTTGGTTGCTCCCCTCTCGACTCGTTACTCGATTGTCGCCGCTTCCACTATCTATATCATCAGTCTGGCTTTCGTGCAAACCGCTGTTATTATTGCGGCGAGTGCGTTGTTGGGTGCGGGTTTGCCGAGTTTGGCAGGCTTGGGGGCAATTTCTTTGATTGTCTTCCTTATCGTCCTCGGTGTAACGGCTTTAAGTCTCGGTTTAGCCTTTGCCCTACCGGGACATATCGAACTGATTGCCGTTATTTTTGTGACGAATCTCCCGCTGTTGTTTGCAAGTACCGCCCTCGCACCGATGGGGTTTATGGCGGGTTGGTTGCAGTGGATTGCTTCTTTTAATCCTCTCACTTACGCGATCGAACCGATTCGGTATTTGTACCTCAACAGTAATTGGGGATTGGGAAGCGCTGTTATGCAAGCGCCTTGGGGAAGCCTAAATTTTGCAACTGTCCTCATCGTTTTGCTGGCTTTTGATGCTGCAATTCTGCTGCTTATTCAACCCCTCCTACGCCGTCGCTTTGCTTAG
- a CDS encoding NUDIX domain-containing protein, with amino-acid sequence MKDKKKKKKKLKKPKIRAITLGLIRDETRLFVAEGYDPIEKETFYRALGGGIDFGESSLAAVQREFQEEMQAELANLRYLGCIENIFIYNGTPGHEIVLVYQGDFADSQLYEVDEVEFVEGETQGKAVWVEISRFQSGELRLYPEAFLNYL; translated from the coding sequence ATGAAAGATAAAAAAAAGAAAAAAAAGAAGTTAAAAAAGCCAAAAATTCGCGCCATTACTCTCGGCTTAATTCGCGATGAGACTCGCTTATTTGTTGCCGAAGGTTACGATCCGATCGAAAAAGAAACTTTCTATCGCGCCTTGGGCGGCGGTATCGATTTTGGGGAAAGCAGTTTAGCCGCAGTCCAACGAGAATTCCAAGAAGAAATGCAAGCGGAGTTAGCTAATCTCCGCTATTTGGGCTGTATTGAAAATATTTTTATCTACAACGGCACGCCCGGTCACGAAATTGTTCTCGTCTATCAAGGCGATTTTGCTGACTCGCAATTGTACGAAGTAGACGAAGTAGAATTTGTTGAAGGCGAGACTCAAGGAAAGGCAGTTTGGGTGGAAATTTCGCGTTTTCAGTCGGGAGAATTGCGCTTATATCCAGAAGCCTTTTTAAATTATCTGTAA
- a CDS encoding YwqG family protein translates to MDDEFPLEVSENLKKYCQEIEATMKPYLEIEPIPNDNTTLWQSKFGGFPYYPVASEYPRSPQGNYLYLLAQINFSEVPPLDNFPDRGILQFYINDDDLYGCDFDEPTKQEGFRVIYFPEIELQRDRLIQDFSFLAPPENFPLPFNQAFSLKLSRKTVSLTTIDEESGEIFSGAFIEEGKENEEFEEYLEANGEEMSSSLHRLGGYPNFTQNDPRDSLPPEEEPYSLLLQIDSECEKDIMWGDVGIGNFFIQESALKKLDFSHVLYNWDCG, encoded by the coding sequence ATGGACGATGAATTTCCCTTAGAAGTTTCCGAAAACCTCAAAAAATATTGTCAAGAAATAGAAGCCACAATGAAGCCTTACCTCGAAATCGAACCGATCCCCAATGATAATACCACGCTCTGGCAGAGCAAGTTCGGTGGTTTTCCTTATTACCCAGTCGCTTCAGAATATCCGCGATCGCCCCAAGGAAACTATCTGTATCTGCTCGCCCAAATTAATTTTTCTGAAGTGCCGCCGCTCGATAACTTTCCCGATCGCGGCATCCTTCAATTTTATATTAACGATGATGACCTTTACGGGTGTGATTTTGACGAGCCGACGAAGCAAGAGGGGTTTCGGGTAATTTATTTTCCTGAAATCGAGCTACAGCGCGATCGCTTAATTCAAGACTTTAGTTTTTTAGCGCCTCCCGAAAATTTCCCTTTACCTTTCAATCAAGCGTTTTCCTTAAAGCTTTCTCGCAAAACCGTATCTTTAACAACAATCGACGAGGAATCCGGCGAAATATTTTCAGGAGCTTTTATCGAAGAAGGGAAAGAAAACGAGGAATTTGAAGAATATTTAGAGGCTAACGGAGAAGAGATGAGTTCGAGTCTTCATCGTTTAGGCGGCTATCCAAATTTCACCCAAAACGATCCGAGAGATTCACTTCCACCCGAAGAAGAACCCTATAGTCTGCTGTTACAAATCGACTCCGAATGCGAAAAAGATATTATGTGGGGAGATGTAGGAATAGGAAACTTTTTTATTCAAGAATCGGCGTTAAAAAAGTTAGATTTTAGCCATGTTCTTTATAATTGGGACTGCGGTTAA
- a CDS encoding D-alanyl-D-alanine carboxypeptidase has translation MDKKKSWFKSLGWIAAAAIATGLPLAPKAVNAQTSDYLFQNFEPIRILVPPAERGRSGICSAFLQPAIDSIVKTPPLSNGRWGILIQSLDGQVLYSYNADSALIPASNVKLLTTAAALQRFSPQTQIRSQSMRQWVTTTNQMSNNDYADALLSFIGGPQVVRRTLSEIGVNANGYRQVDGSGLSRSNSASPTTFVSILRGMRSSNAWDVWYGSLPVAGVSGTLRNRMRDTSARGIVHAKTGTLTGVRALSGYLEHPTYGVLVFSILANNSDVSGESLVGAIDTIVLQLAQLTPC, from the coding sequence ATGGATAAAAAAAAATCTTGGTTCAAATCTCTCGGTTGGATTGCCGCCGCCGCGATTGCAACGGGGTTGCCCCTTGCCCCTAAAGCAGTTAACGCTCAAACCAGCGACTATTTATTTCAAAACTTTGAACCGATTAGAATTTTAGTCCCGCCTGCCGAACGCGGACGCAGCGGAATTTGTTCGGCTTTCCTGCAACCTGCGATCGATTCAATCGTAAAAACGCCGCCTTTATCGAACGGACGCTGGGGAATTCTCATTCAATCTCTCGACGGGCAAGTTCTCTACAGCTACAACGCCGATAGTGCCTTGATTCCTGCCTCAAATGTCAAATTATTAACGACAGCGGCAGCCTTGCAACGTTTCAGCCCGCAAACTCAAATTCGCTCGCAATCCATGCGCCAGTGGGTGACGACGACGAATCAAATGAGCAACAATGACTATGCTGATGCCTTACTCAGTTTTATCGGCGGGCCGCAGGTGGTGAGACGAACGCTATCTGAGATTGGGGTGAATGCTAATGGCTATCGGCAAGTCGATGGTTCGGGATTGTCGCGCAGCAACTCCGCTTCGCCAACAACGTTCGTCAGCATTTTACGCGGAATGCGCTCCTCTAATGCTTGGGATGTGTGGTATGGTTCCTTACCCGTAGCGGGAGTGAGTGGAACGCTGAGAAATCGAATGCGGGATACGAGCGCTCGAGGCATCGTCCACGCGAAAACGGGGACGCTGACAGGGGTTCGTGCCTTGTCGGGCTACTTAGAACACCCGACTTACGGCGTTTTAGTTTTTAGTATTTTGGCGAATAATTCGGACGTATCGGGAGAATCATTAGTCGGCGCGATCGATACAATTGTCTTGCAGTTAGCACAATTGACTCCTTGCTAA
- a CDS encoding ribonuclease Z: protein MEITFLGTSSGVPTRSRNVSSVALRLPQRAEVWLFDCGEGTQHQFLRSELKSSQIRRIFITHMHGDHIFGLLGLIASCGLAGTAQPMDIYGPATLIDYLKACAKYSHFHLSPKIKIHAVQPGLVYEDDEFTVSCERLTHRVPTHGYRIAEKDRPGRFNASEAAKLGIPSGPLYGKLKRGETITLEDGREICGADLCEPPETGRKMAYCTDTVFCDEAVELARDADIVIHEATFAHQDAQLAFDRLHSTSTMAAQVAALAGARQLILTHFSPRYAPGNALDVKNLLEEARAIFPQTLLAYDFMSYEIPRRKHELEIRSS from the coding sequence GTGGAAATTACATTTTTAGGTACGAGTTCTGGAGTCCCGACGCGATCGCGCAACGTTTCGAGCGTCGCCCTTCGTCTGCCCCAGCGCGCAGAAGTCTGGCTTTTTGACTGCGGTGAAGGCACGCAACATCAATTCCTACGCAGCGAACTTAAAAGTTCTCAAATTCGCCGCATCTTCATCACGCATATGCACGGCGATCATATTTTCGGGCTTTTAGGGTTAATTGCCAGTTGCGGTTTGGCGGGAACTGCTCAGCCGATGGATATCTACGGCCCTGCCACTTTAATCGATTATCTCAAAGCCTGCGCGAAATACTCCCACTTCCACCTCTCGCCCAAAATTAAAATCCATGCCGTTCAACCCGGTTTAGTCTACGAAGATGACGAATTTACCGTTAGTTGCGAGCGACTGACGCATCGCGTGCCTACCCACGGCTATCGGATCGCCGAAAAAGATCGTCCCGGGCGTTTCAATGCCAGCGAAGCGGCAAAATTGGGAATTCCCTCTGGCCCGCTTTACGGTAAACTCAAGCGCGGCGAAACAATTACGCTCGAAGACGGCCGAGAAATTTGCGGCGCGGACTTATGCGAACCGCCGGAAACGGGGCGAAAAATGGCTTATTGCACCGATACCGTTTTTTGCGATGAAGCCGTCGAACTCGCGCGAGATGCCGATATTGTCATTCACGAAGCAACCTTTGCCCACCAAGACGCGCAATTGGCTTTCGATCGCTTACACTCAACTTCAACGATGGCTGCCCAAGTCGCCGCTTTAGCTGGAGCGAGACAACTGATCTTGACTCATTTTAGTCCCCGCTACGCTCCGGGCAACGCTTTGGATGTTAAAAACTTGCTCGAGGAAGCGCGCGCGATTTTCCCGCAAACGCTTTTGGCTTACGATTTCATGAGCTATGAAATTCCCAGGCGCAAGCACGAGTTAGAAATTCGTAGTTCGTAA
- a CDS encoding DUF6464 family protein has protein sequence MEPVSLPTELISTETHRSLGKIDLDWMPQPGNYLDVEGKTYAVLERHHHYQYRIGGYFLKKISLHVKNAQRPSERSLIEGRWVIGDASCRYNARSEMLRCAINPEGPCANCRFYEAE, from the coding sequence ATGGAGCCAGTTTCACTACCCACAGAGTTAATCTCGACCGAAACGCATCGGTCTCTCGGTAAGATCGATCTCGATTGGATGCCTCAACCCGGCAACTATCTCGATGTCGAAGGTAAAACTTATGCAGTCCTCGAACGCCACCATCACTACCAGTACAGGATCGGTGGTTATTTTTTAAAAAAAATTTCGCTCCATGTCAAAAATGCCCAAAGACCGAGCGAACGCAGTTTAATCGAAGGACGTTGGGTTATTGGCGATGCGAGTTGTCGCTACAATGCTCGCTCGGAAATGCTCCGCTGTGCTATTAATCCGGAAGGTCCTTGTGCGAATTGTCGCTTCTACGAAGCTGAATAA
- a CDS encoding VOC family protein, with protein MQIQQCLHTAILVADIARAEQFYGKILGLNKVDRGLNYAGVWYQIGDYQLHLIADENAKTEPDNTEKWGRNPHIALGVVDLNVAIATLSQHHYPFQMSSSGRSSLFVRDPDGNVLELSQLQKA; from the coding sequence ATGCAAATTCAGCAATGCCTTCATACTGCTATTCTTGTTGCCGATATCGCCCGCGCCGAGCAATTTTATGGCAAAATTCTTGGCTTAAATAAAGTCGATCGCGGCTTAAATTATGCCGGTGTTTGGTATCAAATTGGCGATTATCAGCTTCACTTAATCGCGGACGAAAATGCGAAAACCGAACCCGACAACACCGAAAAATGGGGGCGCAATCCTCATATCGCTTTAGGGGTGGTAGATTTAAATGTTGCGATCGCAACTTTAAGCCAACATCATTATCCTTTCCAAATGAGTTCTTCGGGGCGTTCTTCGCTATTCGTGCGAGATCCCGACGGCAATGTATTGGAGTTAAGCCAACTCCAAAAGGCTTGA